The nucleotide window CGGTGCACCGTTCATCAAAGTCGCTGGAGCAACGGTCGGAAAAGGCCCCGCAGAAGCCGATGGCCGATCGAGCGCCGTATCTCCGAAGAAGTATCTAGACCGCGGGGATCCGAGGCGGCGATTCGTGACAGCGGTCCGGGGCGCCGGCCCGGCCCGCAACCGAGGCGTCCAGCTGGGCCCAATACCGATGATTCGGGTTTGCCGAAGGCGATCCCAACGGCGTCGCCCTATGTCAGGGCTTACGCGCGCGACCGCGGGGTTGACCTGTCAAAACTTGCTGGCAGCGGACCCTCGGGGCGTATCGTTGTCGAAGACATCGACCGTCAATTCTCGGGCGGCACGGCGCACGGGGATCGCCACACACAGGTTGAACGGATCAGGATTACAGGCCTGAGGCGAAAGATTGCGAGCCGCCTGCAAGGCACCAAGCAGAGAATCCCGCACTTCTCCTATGTCGAAGAAGTCGATGTCAGCGAACTCGAAGCATTGCGTACCATTGCAAACGAACAGGCTGCGGCAGGAACTTCCAGGCTGACACTACTGCCATTCGTTGTTCAAGCGCTGACCGTCGCACTCCATGAATACCCACGATTGAACGCCCGATTTGAGGATGCTGACGAAACACTTGAGGTCCACGCCGGAGTTCACGTCGGAATTGCAACACAGACTTCTGCCGGGCTCATGGTGCCTGTCCTGCGGCATGCAGAAGCCCTTTCGATCCAGGATTGCGCACAAGAAATCAGCCGTCTTGCGAGCGCGGCGAGATCCGGAAAGATTACTCCTGCCGAGCTAACCGGCTCGACGATCACCGTGACGAGTTTGGGCGCGCTTGGCGGTGTGGTGACAACGCCGGTCATCAACTCACCCGAGGTCGCCATTATTGGCGTCAACAAGATTGCGACACGCCCCCTGTGGCAGAACAATGCATTTCAGCCCCGCAAGGTCATGAACCTGTCGTCGTCCTTTGATCACCGGATTATCGATGGCTGGGATGCCGCCGCATTTATCCAGCGACTCCGGGTTCTTTTGGAGCATCCTGCCCTCATGTTCATGGGCCGCTCGTGACCCGGCTAACCTGCGAGGTTCTCGTCATCGGAGCCGGTCCGGGCGGCTATGTCTGCGCTATTCGTGCCGGGCAGCTTGGGCTCGATACCATCATTGTCGAAAAGGATAGCCTGGGCGGCACGTGCCTGAACGTTGGCTGCATTCCTTCCAAGGCGCTCATACATGCCGCCGAGGAATATCGAAGAGCGGCTGACGTTTCCACCGTCACGGAGACCGGACTTACGGTCGGTGAAGTTGCAATCGATTTGGCCAGGACGATGTCCTGGAAGGACGGAATCGTCAGGCGCCTGAATGGGGGCGTTGCCGCGTTATTGCGCAGAGCCAAGGTGAGGGTCCTGAATGGCTCGGCAAGGCTCCTGGATGGCAAGTCCTGCGCCGTGGCGACTGCCAGCAAAACCCTGGAGATCAGCGCCGAACATATCGTGATTGCGACCGGATCCGAGCCGGTGGAGTTGGCGCAATTGCCGTTCGGCGGACGTGTCGTCTCCTCGACGGAGATTGTTTCGCTCAAAGCGATTCCTCGAAGCATGGTCGTGATTGGTGCAGGTTACATTGGCGTCGAACTGGGTATGGCTTACGCCAAACTTGGCACCAGCGTGACGTTACTGGAAGCTGCACCGCAGCTGCTCTCGAATTATGATCCCGAGCTTGTTCGTCCCGTCGCTTCGAGATTTTCCGAATTGGGAGGCAAGCTCATCCTCGGAGGGAGTGCCGAGGGGATGGGCCCGGACGAGAGGACGCTGCAGGTAAGAATGAGTTCCGGCGAACAAATCGCCCTGGAGGCGGACGTGTTCCTGGTCAGTGCGGGTCGAAAGGCACGGCTCGATGGTTTCGGTCTGAATCAGCTGGATCTCATGCGAGCCGGGAGTTATCTCGCGATCGACGAGCAATGTCGGACCTCAATGCGGCACGTATGGGCCGTCGGCGACGTCACCGGCGAGCCAATGCTCGCTCATCGTGCGATGGCGCAGGGCAAGGTAGTGGCTGAAGCGATCGCCGGGTCCAAACGCCGTTTCGAGCCGACCTGCATACCGGCTGTTTGCTACGCAGATCCCGAAATCGTAACAGTCGGCTTGAATCCAAGTGAAGCCCCAGCCGGATCCAAAACTGCCAAGTTTCCGTTTGCAGCAAACGGGAGATCGCTGACGTCGGGATCGGAAACCGGCTTTATCCGCATCGTCTACGGCGAAGTCGACCACCGGGTTCTCGGAATTCAGGCGGTCGGAAACGGTGTTGCCGAACTCTCCGCCGCCTTCGCGCTCTGCATCGAAATGAGATGCCGGATTGAGGATGTTGCCCTCACAATTCACGCACATCCGACGCTCGGGGAGGCGTTTCAGGAAGCGGCGCTGCTCGCATCAGGTGACGGCTTGCACGGCTAACGCCATGTCGCGCATGCCTGGCGAGAAAGATTGTTCAAATAATTATTGGTGCGAGGAAACCAGCACAAAAGAAGGCGTTTGGGACGCTCACAAGAACGTTTGACTCCTCTTTCGCGGATACGAAGTGCTTTCTTTTGTCCATGAAGACCACGGTGTGTTGGTCGACCAATGGTGCCGGCGCTCGTTTTACTCTCTCTTATTTTTTCTTGCGTAGGTCATCAATCCAGGATCTGGACCGATATTTGGATGTGCAGATGGCTATCATCGACAGAATTGCTCCGCGCCGCATCTTCTCTGCCGTGCGTCTTGGATTTCGCGGCAAGGTGACACTGGGATTCGCCGTTGTCGTCGTGATCTCCGCACTCAGCATGGAGGTCGCATACCTGGCCTTTTCAAGAATCGCCGTGGCAGTTTCCTCCAATGGCGAAGTCAGCGTCGACTCCGAACTCGTCAGCAGTATCGATCGGGATCTGGTATCGTATCAGGGGCTGGTTCGCTACTTCGCCGTAACCGGTAAGGACGCCGACGCCGATGCCGCCCTTCGGGCGGAAGAAAGACTCGCGACCGCCATGGAAAAGGCCCGGACTGCCGCTTCGCTTCAGACGAGGTTGGGGCAGGTAGAGAATCTGGCGCAAAAATTCGGCCAGTTCCGGAAAAAATTTGCCGATTTGCTGCAGGCCCAGCGCAATATCGCTTCACTTTCTTCAAAGATCCGGGCGACGACCGCTAACACCCGCAAACAGAACGAGGAACTCCTCGCCAACGCGGCGATAGCCGGCGTCGCTCCGGTGGAATTTGGCGCAAGGCAGTTCGGAAAACAGTTCGCTGAAGTATCAGCCCTTGCGAATGCCTTTATTGCCAAGCCGGATTTCTCGATTTCCGAGATGGTCAAGTCACGGCTCGCCGAACTGGATGAAAATCTGGGAGCGGCGTCAACAGGTGATGAGGATATCCAGGGGAAAGTCCGGGAAACGAAAGCGTCGCTTTCGTCTTATGCCGGCTCTTTTTCGGCGCTGGTACGGGAATCCCAATTGATTCTGGATCTCGTCGGGGCGACAGGCAAGCTTGCCGAGCAGATCACTTTCGAAGCACTTGCGCTTAAGTCTGACCTTTCGGTGGATCAGCGAAGTCTTGAGAACCTGACCGCTTCCATCGTGGCTGAAACCAAGACTCTGGTCGCGCTGCTGGGTTTCGGAGGTCTGTTATTGGGCGCAGTCTTGGCTTGGGGAATCGGACGAGGGATAGCCAGGCCCATGATCCTGATGTGCGCCGCCATGCGCGACCTGGCGGCTGGAAACCTTGATCGCGTCCTGCCCGGTCTTGGGCGCAGCGATGAGATCGGTGAAATGGCCGCGGCGGTCGAGATGTTCAAGGAGGAAGCTCTCAGGAAAGCCGCGCGGGACACTGCCGAACGGGAGCAGCGGCAGATCGCAGATCGCGAGGCGCGGCAGAAAGAGTTTGTCGGCTTTGCCGACAGGTTCGAGACCGCCGTAGGTTCAATTGTTAGCAGCGTATCTTCCTCTGCCGAAGAGCTCCAGGCCTTCGCGGGAAAATTGCAGAGAAACGCCGCATCGGCGCAACAATTGTCTGGCCGGGTAGCTGGAGCATCCGAGCAGGCATCGTCGAATGTGAAATCTGTTGCGGCAGCGACAGAAGAGCTGTCGATGTCGGTAAATGAAATCAGGCAGCGGGTTCGGGAGTCGAACGGGATTGCAAGCGGCGCGGTGGATCAGGCGCGGCACACGGACGTCGAGATGAGAAGGCTGGCCGAGGCCGCGCAGCGAATTGGCGATGTCGTCAAGCTTATTGCAGAGATCTCCGATCAAACGAATCTACTCGCGCTGAATGCAACGATTGAGGCGGCCCGCGCGGGGGAGGCGGGACGAGGGTTTGCGGTCGTCGCGGCTGAAGTAAAGTCCCTGGCGAGTCAGACCTCAAAGGCGACGCATGAGATCGCGGCCCAGGTGATTGGAATACAGGGTGCGACGCAAAGCTCTGTCGGCGCG belongs to Bradyrhizobium icense and includes:
- the lpdA gene encoding dihydrolipoyl dehydrogenase encodes the protein MTRLTCEVLVIGAGPGGYVCAIRAGQLGLDTIIVEKDSLGGTCLNVGCIPSKALIHAAEEYRRAADVSTVTETGLTVGEVAIDLARTMSWKDGIVRRLNGGVAALLRRAKVRVLNGSARLLDGKSCAVATASKTLEISAEHIVIATGSEPVELAQLPFGGRVVSSTEIVSLKAIPRSMVVIGAGYIGVELGMAYAKLGTSVTLLEAAPQLLSNYDPELVRPVASRFSELGGKLILGGSAEGMGPDERTLQVRMSSGEQIALEADVFLVSAGRKARLDGFGLNQLDLMRAGSYLAIDEQCRTSMRHVWAVGDVTGEPMLAHRAMAQGKVVAEAIAGSKRRFEPTCIPAVCYADPEIVTVGLNPSEAPAGSKTAKFPFAANGRSLTSGSETGFIRIVYGEVDHRVLGIQAVGNGVAELSAAFALCIEMRCRIEDVALTIHAHPTLGEAFQEAALLASGDGLHG
- a CDS encoding methyl-accepting chemotaxis protein; the protein is MAIIDRIAPRRIFSAVRLGFRGKVTLGFAVVVVISALSMEVAYLAFSRIAVAVSSNGEVSVDSELVSSIDRDLVSYQGLVRYFAVTGKDADADAALRAEERLATAMEKARTAASLQTRLGQVENLAQKFGQFRKKFADLLQAQRNIASLSSKIRATTANTRKQNEELLANAAIAGVAPVEFGARQFGKQFAEVSALANAFIAKPDFSISEMVKSRLAELDENLGAASTGDEDIQGKVRETKASLSSYAGSFSALVRESQLILDLVGATGKLAEQITFEALALKSDLSVDQRSLENLTASIVAETKTLVALLGFGGLLLGAVLAWGIGRGIARPMILMCAAMRDLAAGNLDRVLPGLGRSDEIGEMAAAVEMFKEEALRKAARDTAEREQRQIADREARQKEFVGFADRFETAVGSIVSSVSSSAEELQAFAGKLQRNAASAQQLSGRVAGASEQASSNVKSVAAATEELSMSVNEIRQRVRESNGIASGAVDQARHTDVEMRRLAEAAQRIGDVVKLIAEISDQTNLLALNATIEAARAGEAGRGFAVVAAEVKSLASQTSKATHEIAAQVIGIQGATQSSVGAIKDIGSTIERISAISLAITAAMDQQSAASEEIARNIQHVAVGTRAVTDDIHGVNEAAVETGAASEHVLGSAKSLAREGAQLRGELERFMESVRTT